One part of the Thiothrix nivea DSM 5205 genome encodes these proteins:
- a CDS encoding ATP-binding protein, translated as MKAIIDSLIEGATFRLGDERMQAWREAAWNNAGPHAAFKHLLSRWTQASTKPIVLMIDEVDALVGDTLISLLRQLREGYIGRPVVPFPQSVILCGVRDVRDYRIHTEHHEIITGGSAFNIKAKSLRMGSFNQAEIQALYQQHTDETGQVFDSTIFPELWEDTRGQPWLVNALGHELIWEDKTARDRSTPITLERYRAARDRLIYSRTTHLHQLTDKLHEPRVHRLIAAMLAGDENLSGIPADDQEYVADLGLIETRPQMRISNRIYQEIIPRELIWVEQTSIVQQQAWYLTPQRRIDMPKLLAAFQQFFRENSQSWIERFDYKEAGPQLLL; from the coding sequence ATGAAAGCCATCATTGATAGCCTGATTGAAGGAGCCACGTTCCGTTTAGGGGATGAACGTATGCAGGCATGGCGCGAAGCCGCCTGGAATAACGCAGGCCCACACGCTGCCTTCAAACACCTGCTAAGCCGCTGGACGCAAGCCTCCACCAAGCCGATCGTCTTGATGATCGACGAAGTGGATGCCCTGGTTGGCGACACCCTCATCTCGCTGCTGCGCCAGCTGCGCGAAGGCTATATCGGGCGGCCTGTTGTGCCTTTTCCACAAAGCGTCATTCTGTGTGGCGTGCGTGACGTGCGCGATTACCGCATCCACACAGAACACCACGAAATCATCACTGGCGGCAGCGCCTTCAACATCAAAGCCAAATCGCTGCGCATGGGCAGTTTCAACCAGGCCGAAATACAAGCCCTGTACCAACAACACACCGATGAAACCGGTCAAGTGTTTGACTCGACCATTTTCCCTGAGCTGTGGGAAGACACCCGTGGGCAACCATGGCTGGTGAATGCGCTGGGGCATGAGCTGATCTGGGAAGACAAAACCGCCCGTGACCGCTCCACCCCCATCACGCTGGAACGCTATCGTGCTGCCCGCGACCGTCTGATCTATTCCCGCACCACCCACCTGCACCAATTGACAGATAAATTGCATGAGCCACGGGTGCATCGCCTGATCGCGGCCATGTTGGCGGGTGATGAAAACCTCAGCGGCATTCCTGCGGATGACCAGGAGTACGTAGCCGATCTGGGGCTGATCGAAACCCGCCCGCAGATGCGTATCAGCAACCGCATCTATCAGGAAATCATCCCCCGCGAGCTGATCTGGGTCGAGCAAACCAGCATCGTGCAGCAGCAGGCATGGTATCTCACCCCCCAACGGCGCATCGACATGCCCAAACTGCTGGCCGCTTTCCAGCAGTTTTTCCGCGAAAACTCGCAAAGCTGGATCGAACGCTTCGACTACAAGGAGGCCGGGCCGCAACTGCTGCTGTAA
- the tnpA gene encoding IS66 family insertion sequence element accessory protein TnpA encodes MNPGQDGRLAYWQAQLQRFQSSGLSGVQYCEQEQLSYHGFVYWRRKLCGTAGKPPGDGKRPVLPEPSGFVTVRPAQPGTDARTGDGLELSLPNGLVIRNIHPGNVALLRRLLGQL; translated from the coding sequence ATGAATCCAGGTCAAGATGGGCGTCTGGCGTACTGGCAAGCCCAGCTCCAACGCTTCCAGTCCTCCGGCCTTTCCGGAGTCCAGTATTGTGAACAGGAACAGTTGAGTTACCACGGCTTTGTCTACTGGCGGCGCAAATTATGCGGTACGGCGGGCAAGCCGCCCGGGGATGGCAAACGCCCGGTATTGCCAGAGCCTTCCGGTTTCGTGACTGTCCGCCCGGCGCAGCCGGGGACAGACGCCCGGACGGGCGATGGCCTGGAGCTGTCCCTGCCGAATGGCCTGGTGATCAGGAATATCCACCCCGGCAATGTGGCCTTGCTGCGCCGGTTGCTGGGGCAGTTGTAA
- the tnpB gene encoding IS66 family insertion sequence element accessory protein TnpB (TnpB, as the term is used for proteins encoded by IS66 family insertion elements, is considered an accessory protein, since TnpC, encoded by a neighboring gene, is a DDE family transposase.) gives MARYFRPAGEMPDIYLYRPPIDFRKAAQGLAAIVAQELGHDPFAGALYAFTNRQRTKIKCLYWEDNGFVLYYKALAEEKFHWPQTGDGGVMALTAQQINWLLDGYDISLLKGHKKLCYGALF, from the coding sequence ATGGCCCGTTATTTCCGCCCCGCCGGGGAGATGCCGGACATTTACCTTTACCGCCCGCCCATTGATTTCCGCAAGGCCGCCCAGGGGCTGGCGGCGATCGTGGCGCAGGAATTGGGCCACGACCCGTTTGCCGGGGCGCTGTACGCCTTCACCAACCGCCAGCGCACGAAAATCAAATGCCTGTATTGGGAAGACAATGGCTTTGTGCTGTATTACAAAGCCCTGGCGGAAGAGAAGTTCCATTGGCCGCAAACGGGGGATGGCGGGGTGATGGCGCTGACGGCCCAGCAGATCAACTGGCTGCTGGACGGTTATGACATCAGCCTGCTCAAAGGGCATAAAAAGTTGTGCTACGGGGCGCTGTTTTAG
- the tnpC gene encoding IS66 family transposase, protein MDLAPPPAPKTTSHSDLDAARLRQLLAQQEAEFAAVLKQRDHHIQLLEEMLRLAKIQRFSAQSEKLPFQIDLFDEAELATALEDIAGRLPEAEPARPRPSQRQRGFPPGLKRQRVELLLGDAEKAGATRTFFTKVKEELDYIPAQLVVLEYWQEKAVFAAGASQDPAPATADGGPTLVAAARPPHPLGKCHASLNLLTQVIIAKYADGLPLYRLEGIFKRHGAELSRSSMAHWIIRLEDSFKPLLNLLRETQNSGAYLQGDETRIQVLKEDGKTAQADKWMWVVRGGPPNQVAVLFEYDPSRAGSVPERLLMDFHGIFQADGYSGYAAVCRNNAITRIGCWDHARRKFVEAVKAAGGKQARGKPTLADIALGMIRRLYRIEDNIKGLDTAEKYRLRQQLSVPLLNELKTWLETQVGKVMKGGLTRKAMEYCLNQWEYLSGYCQRGDLHISNVLAENAIRPFAVGRKAWLFADTPHGARASAACYSLIETAKANGLEPYAYIRYLLEHIAQADTLEKWEALLPWNVPLEKCAKKVPFFDKGK, encoded by the coding sequence ATGGATTTAGCACCGCCGCCAGCCCCCAAAACCACATCCCATAGCGACCTGGACGCTGCCCGCCTGCGCCAGTTGCTGGCGCAGCAAGAGGCGGAATTTGCCGCCGTCCTGAAACAGCGTGACCACCATATCCAGCTCCTGGAAGAAATGCTGCGCCTGGCCAAAATACAGCGGTTTAGCGCCCAGTCTGAAAAGCTCCCCTTCCAGATTGACCTGTTTGATGAAGCCGAGTTGGCAACCGCGCTGGAGGACATCGCCGGACGACTGCCGGAGGCGGAACCCGCCAGGCCCCGCCCCAGCCAACGCCAGCGCGGCTTCCCGCCCGGGCTGAAGCGCCAACGGGTGGAGCTGTTGTTGGGTGATGCGGAAAAAGCCGGGGCGACCCGCACGTTTTTCACCAAGGTCAAGGAAGAGCTGGACTACATCCCGGCGCAACTGGTGGTGCTGGAATACTGGCAGGAAAAAGCCGTGTTTGCCGCCGGGGCCAGCCAGGATCCCGCCCCGGCAACGGCAGATGGCGGGCCAACGCTGGTCGCCGCCGCCCGTCCGCCCCATCCGTTGGGCAAATGCCATGCCAGCCTCAACCTGCTGACGCAGGTCATCATCGCCAAATACGCCGATGGCCTGCCCCTGTACCGCCTGGAGGGCATTTTCAAACGCCACGGCGCGGAACTCAGCCGCAGCAGCATGGCCCACTGGATCATCCGTCTGGAGGACAGCTTCAAACCCCTGCTCAACCTGCTGCGCGAAACCCAGAACAGCGGCGCTTACCTGCAAGGCGATGAAACCCGCATCCAGGTGCTGAAGGAGGACGGCAAAACCGCCCAGGCCGACAAATGGATGTGGGTGGTGCGGGGCGGCCCGCCGAACCAGGTGGCGGTCTTGTTTGAATACGACCCCAGCCGGGCGGGGAGCGTCCCCGAACGCCTACTGATGGACTTCCACGGCATTTTCCAGGCCGACGGCTATTCCGGTTACGCCGCCGTGTGCCGCAACAACGCCATCACCCGCATTGGCTGCTGGGACCATGCCCGCCGCAAGTTCGTGGAGGCCGTCAAGGCGGCGGGCGGCAAACAGGCCCGTGGCAAACCCACCCTGGCGGATATTGCCCTGGGCATGATCCGCAGGCTCTACCGCATCGAGGACAACATCAAGGGCCTGGACACGGCGGAGAAATACCGCCTGCGCCAGCAGTTGAGCGTGCCCCTGCTCAACGAACTGAAAACCTGGCTGGAAACGCAGGTCGGCAAGGTGATGAAAGGCGGCCTCACCCGCAAGGCGATGGAATACTGCCTCAACCAGTGGGAATACCTGAGTGGCTACTGCCAACGCGGCGACCTGCATATCAGCAATGTGCTGGCGGAGAACGCCATCCGCCCCTTTGCCGTGGGCCGCAAAGCCTGGCTGTTTGCCGACACCCCGCATGGCGCGCGCGCCAGCGCCGCCTGTTATTCCCTGATTGAAACCGCCAAGGCCAACGGCCTCGAACCGTATGCCTATATCCGCTATCTGCTGGAGCATATCGCCCAGGCCGACACCCTGGAAAAATGGGAGGCCCTCCTGCCATGGAATGTGCCGCTGGAGAAATGTGCGAAAAAAGTCCCTTTTTTTGACAAGGGCAAGTAG
- a CDS encoding Uma2 family endonuclease, with translation MNWQEVCANTALQNLPYKMELNRQGQIIMSPASVRHVIFQARIIALLNKQAGDWLVVPEFPIETPDGVKVADVGLLTIEQARTIKNNITSAFAPIICVEVLSPSNTLAEMHHKKALYFGLGAEEFWLCDQMGSMTFYDESGELLASKKVRDFPVNVDF, from the coding sequence ATGAATTGGCAAGAGGTCTGCGCCAACACTGCATTGCAAAACCTACCCTACAAAATGGAACTGAATCGACAAGGACAGATTATCATGAGTCCAGCCAGCGTCCGTCATGTCATCTTTCAGGCCAGAATCATTGCGTTACTCAACAAACAGGCTGGCGATTGGTTAGTTGTTCCAGAATTTCCAATCGAAACACCCGATGGCGTCAAAGTCGCTGATGTTGGTTTGTTGACAATCGAGCAGGCCAGAACCATCAAAAATAATATAACATCGGCTTTTGCCCCAATCATTTGTGTAGAAGTGTTATCCCCCAGCAATACCCTAGCGGAGATGCACCATAAAAAAGCTCTGTATTTCGGGCTAGGCGCGGAAGAGTTCTGGCTCTGCGACCAAATGGGTAGTATGACGTTTTATGATGAGAGCGGGGAATTACTAGCCTCCAAAAAGGTACGGGATTTCCCTGTAAATGTTGATTTTTGA
- a CDS encoding DUF29 domain-containing protein, which translates to MSTATYDQDLYTWALEQAALLRARKFDQIDLEHIIEEIEDMSKSEKRALQSFLETLLMHLLKWQYQSAYQGNSWKFTIIEQRERIIEHLQDNPGLKSKLPDLIIRAYNYAVKGAVRETGLPVIHFPADCPWTFEEFMNPDFWPESS; encoded by the coding sequence ATGAGTACCGCAACCTACGATCAGGATTTGTACACATGGGCACTGGAACAAGCCGCCTTGTTACGCGCCCGTAAATTCGACCAGATTGATCTGGAGCATATCATTGAGGAAATCGAGGACATGAGCAAATCTGAAAAACGCGCCTTGCAATCCTTTTTGGAAACCTTGCTCATGCACTTGCTGAAGTGGCAATACCAATCAGCCTATCAAGGCAATAGCTGGAAATTCACCATTATCGAACAACGCGAACGTATCATTGAACATCTACAGGATAATCCGGGGTTAAAAAGCAAATTACCTGATTTGATCATCAGAGCTTACAATTATGCTGTCAAAGGTGCAGTGCGTGAAACAGGTTTGCCTGTCATCCACTTCCCGGCAGATTGCCCGTGGACTTTTGAAGAGTTCATGAATCCTGATTTCTGGCCTGAATCCTCATGA
- a CDS encoding nucleoside-diphosphate sugar epimerase/dehydratase — translation MFFGQQFATSLFTLPRWQKRLLMLASDLVLLPLAVWLSFCLRFGSWHPPLNDGVWLMLASPLLTLPIIMGAGLYRAVIRFIGNHTLTTVFYSLTLSSVLLAVTAALFDWQGIPRSIYPIYWGVAFLLVGGSRYLMLRYHQSLRHKPDRIGVAIYGAGQSGTQLAIALENLPEYRVVAYLDDNPRLHKSIIHGVSVHSRETLPKLLEKHDIQQILLAMPSATQAQRSEIVRYLEPMDVHVRTIPGLNELVSGQHSIAELGQSH, via the coding sequence ATGTTTTTTGGACAACAATTTGCGACTTCCCTGTTCACACTGCCCCGCTGGCAAAAACGCTTGCTCATGCTGGCCAGTGACCTTGTCCTGTTACCACTGGCAGTCTGGCTCAGTTTCTGCCTCCGCTTCGGAAGTTGGCATCCCCCCCTGAATGACGGCGTGTGGTTGATGCTGGCCTCCCCGCTACTGACACTTCCCATCATCATGGGAGCCGGCTTGTATCGGGCGGTTATCCGTTTTATTGGTAACCATACCCTGACAACGGTTTTCTACAGCCTTACCCTATCCTCTGTCCTGCTGGCGGTTACAGCCGCCTTATTCGATTGGCAGGGCATCCCCCGTTCCATTTATCCTATCTACTGGGGTGTTGCTTTTTTGCTGGTCGGTGGTAGCCGTTACCTGATGTTGCGCTACCATCAATCCCTCCGGCACAAGCCTGACCGCATCGGCGTGGCTATTTATGGCGCTGGGCAATCAGGCACGCAACTGGCCATTGCCCTGGAAAATCTGCCGGAGTACCGGGTCGTCGCCTACCTCGACGATAACCCACGCCTGCATAAATCCATCATCCACGGCGTCTCCGTCCACTCCCGGGAAACACTGCCAAAGTTGCTGGAAAAACACGACATCCAGCAGATTCTGCTGGCGATGCCATCCGCCACCCAGGCACAACGTAGTGAAATTGTCCGCTACCTGGAACCCATGGATGTGCATGTCCGCACTATTCCTGGGCTGAATGAACTGGTTTCCGGCCAACATTCCATTGCTGAACTAGGGCAATCGCATTAA
- a CDS encoding ISAs1 family transposase translates to MKLHPTAAIVDHFASIPDPRLNRRKRHKLSDIFFITLCAVICGADDWASIELFGKSKRKWFTEVLGLQHGIPSHDTFGRVFGLIDTQQFSECFSRWVADLSDLSDGEIIAIDGKCLRRSLDSASDKAAIYMVSAWATRNQLVLGQQRVDDKSNEITAIPKLLMQLNMTGAVVTLDAMGCQTAIARQIIDQQADYLLSLKGNQGTLHQDVKLFFESANTCPPIGHTRYDGGHGRIETRIVRATSNIGWLKKDHPHWTKLTSIIAVTAIRECKDKTTEETRYFISSMDASNPERLGQVVRAHWGIENNLHWVLDYAFREDDQRMRSGNSDANMAVVRHIALNLVKTDKTIKVGVKNKRLNAGWDEDYLLKIVTGRLGATKIKI, encoded by the coding sequence ATGAAACTCCACCCAACCGCCGCTATTGTTGACCATTTTGCCTCCATCCCTGACCCACGTCTGAACCGCCGTAAGCGGCACAAACTCAGTGACATCTTCTTCATTACCCTGTGCGCAGTGATTTGCGGGGCGGATGACTGGGCTTCCATTGAGCTGTTCGGCAAATCCAAACGAAAATGGTTCACGGAGGTGTTGGGGTTGCAACACGGCATCCCGTCACACGATACCTTTGGCCGGGTTTTTGGCCTGATCGACACACAGCAGTTCAGTGAATGTTTCAGCCGCTGGGTGGCTGACCTGTCCGACCTCAGTGATGGCGAAATCATCGCGATTGATGGCAAATGCCTGCGCCGCAGCCTGGACAGTGCTTCGGACAAAGCGGCCATCTACATGGTCAGTGCCTGGGCGACCCGGAATCAATTGGTGCTGGGACAACAGCGGGTGGATGATAAATCCAACGAAATCACTGCCATCCCTAAACTATTGATGCAACTGAACATGACAGGAGCGGTAGTGACGTTGGATGCGATGGGTTGCCAAACGGCCATTGCCAGGCAGATCATCGACCAGCAAGCCGATTACCTGCTCAGCCTGAAAGGCAACCAGGGCACGCTCCATCAGGACGTGAAGCTATTTTTTGAATCGGCCAACACCTGCCCACCCATTGGCCATACCCGTTATGACGGCGGGCATGGACGGATTGAAACCCGCATCGTGCGGGCTACCTCCAACATTGGCTGGTTGAAGAAAGACCATCCCCATTGGACAAAACTGACCAGCATTATCGCTGTCACTGCCATCCGTGAATGCAAGGATAAGACCACTGAAGAAACCCGTTACTTCATCAGCAGCATGGATGCCTCCAACCCGGAGCGGCTGGGACAGGTCGTGCGGGCACACTGGGGCATTGAAAACAACCTGCACTGGGTGCTGGATTACGCTTTCCGCGAAGATGACCAGCGGATGCGTTCCGGCAACAGCGACGCCAACATGGCTGTCGTCCGCCACATTGCCCTCAATCTGGTTAAAACTGACAAAACCATCAAGGTCGGTGTGAAAAACAAACGCCTCAATGCCGGGTGGGATGAAGATTATCTGCTAAAAATTGTCACCGGCAGACTGGGGGCTACCAAGATTAAAATTTAG
- a CDS encoding UDP-N-acetylglucosamine 4,6-dehydratase family protein, with translation MGRLPVQPDPELLHHCITHKAVMVTGAGGSIGSELCRQIIRLQPTCLVLFELSEFALYQIDQELSNLTASEGLNVPLIPVLGSVQDRARVEDVLRTYQVDTLYHAAAYKHVPMVEHNPVEGIRNNVFGTLHTAQAASACGVSHFILISTDKAVRPTNVMGASKRMAELVLQGLAQLPGNTTFGMVRFGNVLGSSGSVVPLFRKQIQAGGPLTVTHPEIIRYFMTIPEAAQLVIQAGAMAAGGEVFLLDMGEPVRIFDLAQRMIRLSGLEVRDEYTPHGDIRIEFSGLRPGEKLYEELLIGEAPETTGHSRIFKAREDALEWRELERILAQLQTACRQYNLPVIYRLLKLHVQGFKHSGNMPGVGGNHPAVFDTPAQTPQTHIKCVA, from the coding sequence TTGGGTCGTTTGCCAGTACAACCTGACCCGGAATTGCTACATCACTGCATCACCCATAAGGCAGTCATGGTCACAGGCGCGGGGGGATCTATTGGATCTGAACTTTGCCGACAGATCATCCGCCTGCAACCTACTTGCCTGGTACTGTTTGAGCTTTCAGAGTTCGCCCTCTACCAGATTGACCAGGAGCTATCCAACCTGACAGCCAGTGAAGGGCTGAATGTTCCCCTTATCCCTGTCCTGGGTTCTGTCCAGGACAGGGCAAGGGTCGAAGATGTATTGCGCACTTACCAGGTTGACACCTTGTACCATGCAGCAGCCTACAAGCATGTGCCCATGGTGGAGCACAACCCTGTGGAAGGTATCCGCAACAACGTGTTCGGAACCCTGCACACTGCTCAAGCTGCCTCTGCTTGTGGCGTCAGCCATTTCATCCTCATTTCCACCGACAAGGCGGTACGCCCCACCAATGTCATGGGTGCCAGCAAGCGCATGGCGGAACTGGTACTGCAAGGGCTGGCGCAACTGCCGGGCAACACCACATTCGGCATGGTGCGGTTTGGTAATGTACTGGGGTCATCCGGCTCTGTCGTGCCCCTGTTCCGCAAACAAATTCAGGCTGGTGGTCCACTGACCGTCACCCACCCCGAGATTATCCGTTACTTCATGACCATTCCCGAGGCCGCCCAACTGGTTATTCAGGCGGGTGCCATGGCGGCTGGTGGGGAGGTTTTCCTGCTGGATATGGGAGAGCCTGTGCGTATCTTTGACCTGGCACAACGCATGATTCGCTTGTCAGGGCTGGAAGTAAGGGATGAATACACCCCGCACGGCGACATCCGCATTGAATTCTCGGGGTTGCGCCCGGGCGAAAAACTGTATGAAGAACTGTTGATCGGCGAAGCACCCGAAACCACAGGACATAGCCGTATTTTCAAGGCTAGGGAAGACGCATTGGAGTGGAGAGAGCTGGAACGTATATTGGCGCAACTGCAAACTGCCTGCCGCCAGTATAACCTGCCAGTGATTTACCGCCTCCTCAAGCTGCATGTGCAAGGCTTCAAACACTCCGGAAATATGCCGGGCGTAGGTGGCAACCACCCAGCAGTATTTGATACACCTGCACAAACTCCCCAGACCCATATCAAATGCGTCGCATGA
- a CDS encoding tyrosine-protein phosphatase yields the protein MIDLHSHILPALCDGSQDIETSLAMARIAVADGITHMACTPHIYPNVYENTAADIRPALESLQAVLNREGIPLRLVMGADVHMVPEVISGLRRGTIPTLHGSRYFLLEPSHHVPVPNFLEQVENFVNAGYVPLITHPERLHWVHGHYETFLEAAKLGAWIQITAGAVTGHFGRSAKNWCERFLGDGYVHVIASDAHEARSRIPVLTDGVEEATRILGDEDEAWRLVRDRPQAILDDLPPEEVYAPPAFQLARTAAPIPAARKPWLQRLFG from the coding sequence ATGATTGATTTACATAGCCACATTCTTCCCGCGCTGTGTGACGGCTCACAAGACATTGAGACTTCATTGGCCATGGCCCGGATTGCCGTTGCTGATGGCATCACCCATATGGCTTGTACGCCGCATATATACCCAAATGTTTATGAAAACACAGCAGCCGATATTCGACCGGCACTGGAATCCTTACAAGCGGTACTTAACCGGGAAGGCATCCCCTTGAGGCTCGTGATGGGCGCTGACGTGCATATGGTTCCCGAGGTCATCAGCGGATTGCGGCGGGGAACCATCCCCACCCTGCATGGCTCACGCTATTTTTTGCTGGAACCATCCCACCATGTGCCAGTCCCCAACTTTCTGGAGCAGGTGGAAAATTTTGTGAACGCCGGTTATGTCCCGCTTATCACCCATCCTGAACGTTTGCACTGGGTGCATGGGCATTATGAAACCTTTCTGGAGGCCGCCAAGCTGGGGGCCTGGATTCAGATTACGGCTGGCGCCGTTACCGGGCATTTTGGCCGTTCCGCCAAAAACTGGTGTGAACGCTTCCTGGGTGACGGTTATGTGCATGTGATCGCCTCCGACGCACATGAAGCCCGCTCACGTATTCCCGTTCTCACAGATGGCGTGGAAGAGGCTACCAGGATTCTGGGTGACGAAGATGAAGCCTGGCGTTTGGTGCGGGATCGCCCCCAAGCCATCCTGGACGACCTACCGCCGGAAGAAGTCTACGCCCCACCTGCGTTCCAGCTGGCTCGGACTGCCGCCCCCATCCCTGCGGCCAGAAAACCTTGGTTGCAACGCCTATTTGGTTAA
- a CDS encoding polysaccharide biosynthesis/export family protein, whose amino-acid sequence MPEDKAGVSAAAINEQELFSSVSELDYSAKSEDYRIGVADLLKISVFRADEFEQEARVDSDGSISLPLLGNVRVEGLTPSQLEQQLASLLKQKYLQNPQVTVFVKEYSSQQITLDGAFRKPGIYPVTAGQVTLLQALALGGGLDTIADPGKVVLFRKIGNRPKAFRLNIDAIRDGQMKNPYLRNNDIIVAHRSNSRYWLKEVASTISSARSIAIPFY is encoded by the coding sequence ATGCCCGAAGATAAAGCAGGTGTTAGTGCCGCCGCCATCAATGAGCAGGAGCTGTTTTCCAGCGTCAGTGAACTGGATTACTCTGCCAAATCCGAGGATTACCGGATTGGGGTTGCAGATTTGCTGAAAATTAGCGTATTCCGCGCCGACGAGTTTGAACAGGAAGCCCGGGTAGACAGTGATGGCAGCATTTCCTTACCCTTGTTGGGCAATGTCCGGGTGGAAGGCTTAACCCCTTCCCAGCTTGAACAGCAGCTTGCAAGCCTGTTGAAACAGAAATACCTGCAAAACCCGCAAGTGACCGTATTCGTCAAGGAATATAGCAGCCAGCAGATTACACTGGATGGCGCTTTCAGGAAACCAGGCATTTACCCGGTAACAGCAGGGCAAGTCACTTTACTTCAAGCATTGGCTTTAGGTGGTGGTTTAGACACTATCGCCGACCCGGGCAAAGTCGTGCTGTTCCGCAAAATTGGCAACCGGCCCAAAGCCTTCCGCTTGAACATCGACGCCATCCGCGATGGCCAGATGAAAAACCCCTACTTGCGTAACAATGACATCATTGTCGCGCATCGTTCCAACAGCCGTTACTGGCTGAAGGAAGTTGCCTCCACCATCAGCAGCGCCAGAAGCATTGCCATCCCCTTCTATTAA